In Flammeovirgaceae bacterium 311, one DNA window encodes the following:
- a CDS encoding adenine deaminase (COG1001 Adenine deaminase), translating into MIPATFSEMTQTSHTLEGQLVDCTQRQIRPVRLHLQNRRIFKIENIADAPQKYFLPPFVDAHVHIESSMLTPAEFARLAVVHGTGATVSDPHEIGNVLGVAGVQYMVNNGDRVPFYFCFGAPSCVPATPFETAGASINAQEIEALLQQDAIGYLAEMMNWPGVLSQDAEVMEKIAIAHRLGKPVDGHAPGLRGKQAEQYAAAGISTDHESFTAQEALDKLGAGMKILIREGSAARNFDALAPLLHEHWQNMMFCSDDKHPDSLVEGHINELARRAVAQGVDLYKVIQVACLNPVAHYRLPMGQLREGDSADFIVVNSLQEFRVEQTWLQGALVAQEGKSLLPHLPSETPNKFAARPVKAAALALAAQSSTIQVIRALDGQLITESFTQPARIHAGMAVADPEQDILKLVVLNRYVDAPPAVAFIQGFGLHKGAIASSVAHDSHNLIAVGVDDESLARALNLLIEQRGGIAAVHAAIEDVLPLPIAGLMSASDGYEVAEKYSRIDRLAKEMGSSLGSPFMTLSFMALLVIPSLKLSDRGLFNGEKFTFSPVFS; encoded by the coding sequence TTGATTCCTGCGACTTTTTCTGAAATGACTCAAACTTCACACACACTGGAAGGACAACTGGTTGACTGTACACAACGGCAAATACGCCCGGTTCGTCTGCATCTGCAAAATAGAAGGATCTTTAAAATAGAAAATATTGCCGATGCCCCTCAAAAATATTTTCTGCCGCCCTTTGTAGACGCTCATGTACATATTGAAAGTTCCATGCTGACCCCTGCCGAATTTGCCCGCCTTGCCGTTGTGCATGGCACAGGCGCAACCGTATCGGACCCGCACGAAATAGGAAATGTACTGGGCGTGGCAGGGGTGCAATATATGGTGAACAATGGTGACCGGGTACCTTTTTACTTTTGCTTTGGTGCCCCCTCCTGCGTGCCGGCCACACCTTTCGAAACAGCAGGCGCAAGCATTAATGCGCAGGAAATAGAAGCGCTGCTGCAGCAGGACGCTATTGGCTATCTGGCTGAAATGATGAACTGGCCGGGCGTGCTCAGCCAGGATGCTGAAGTAATGGAGAAAATAGCCATTGCCCACCGCCTTGGCAAACCAGTGGATGGCCACGCCCCCGGGCTCAGAGGCAAACAGGCAGAGCAGTATGCCGCTGCCGGCATCAGTACCGACCATGAATCGTTTACTGCCCAGGAAGCCCTGGACAAGCTGGGCGCCGGTATGAAAATCCTGATCAGGGAGGGTAGTGCCGCCCGTAACTTTGATGCCCTGGCTCCCCTGCTGCACGAGCACTGGCAAAATATGATGTTCTGCTCCGATGACAAGCACCCTGACAGCCTGGTGGAGGGGCACATTAACGAGCTGGCCAGGCGGGCTGTAGCCCAGGGAGTAGATTTGTATAAGGTTATTCAGGTGGCCTGCCTCAATCCTGTTGCGCATTACCGTTTGCCTATGGGACAACTGCGCGAGGGCGATTCCGCAGATTTTATAGTAGTGAACAGCCTGCAGGAGTTCAGGGTGGAGCAAACCTGGCTTCAGGGAGCACTGGTAGCTCAGGAAGGCAAGTCGCTCCTGCCCCACCTTCCATCAGAAACCCCTAATAAATTTGCCGCCAGGCCAGTCAAGGCAGCTGCGCTTGCGCTGGCAGCACAGTCCTCTACCATACAGGTAATACGCGCACTCGATGGCCAGCTGATTACCGAATCTTTTACACAGCCTGCCAGAATACATGCAGGCATGGCCGTGGCAGACCCTGAACAGGACATCCTTAAACTGGTGGTACTGAACCGCTATGTAGATGCTCCCCCTGCTGTTGCCTTCATTCAGGGTTTTGGGCTCCATAAGGGTGCAATAGCCTCGAGTGTTGCCCACGACAGCCACAACCTGATTGCCGTGGGAGTGGATGATGAATCCCTTGCAAGAGCCCTCAACCTGCTGATTGAGCAGCGGGGTGGTATTGCTGCCGTCCACGCCGCCATTGAAGATGTACTCCCCCTGCCCATTGCCGGCTTAATGTCTGCCTCAGATGGCTATGAGGTTGCAGAAAAGTACAGCCGCATAGACAGGCTGGCAAAAGAAATGGGTAGCAGCCTGGGCTCCCCTTTTATGACCCTTAGCTTTATGGCGTTGCTGGTGATTCCGTCCCTAAAGCTTAGCGACAGGGGTTTATTCAATGGAGAAAAGTTTACATTCAGCCCCGTGTTTTCATGA
- a CDS encoding peptidase s8 and s53 subtilisin kexin sedolisin (COG1404 Subtilisin-like serine proteases), which translates to MQNNYLRGGAAVLLAAVMGLSSCQQDADLESVSTDLVESNQSAVIEGQYIVVLKEDAINGRIQLSGDYETRKAAVKSAVLSMFANARLSEDMLGEVYGSSIYGFAAKLDEATVARLRKDPGVASIEQDRIIMLAPPAGKGPGGGGGSTTQATPWGITRVGGAADGTGKTAWVIDSGIDLDHPDLNVDASRGFNAFTSGRDGGSPDDGNGHGTHVAGTIAAKDNSIGVVGVAYNATVVPIKVLDSRGSGSYSGVIAGVDFVAANGKSGDVANMSLGGPVSDALDLAVVNAAAKGVKFVLAAGNETDNANNHSPARANGTNVYTISAMNSDNRWASFSNFGNPPVDYCAPGVSINSTWKDGGYNTISGTSMAAPHAAGVLLLGAFTTDGTVIGDPDGNPDGIIVRSR; encoded by the coding sequence ATGCAAAACAATTACTTAAGAGGTGGTGCTGCGGTGTTACTGGCAGCTGTTATGGGACTATCTTCCTGCCAGCAGGATGCTGATCTAGAGTCGGTAAGCACAGACTTGGTAGAGTCTAATCAATCGGCGGTGATCGAGGGTCAGTACATCGTGGTGTTGAAAGAAGATGCTATCAATGGAAGGATACAGCTTTCAGGTGATTATGAAACACGAAAAGCTGCTGTAAAATCTGCAGTACTTTCCATGTTTGCAAATGCACGGTTGAGCGAAGATATGCTCGGGGAAGTATACGGCAGCTCTATTTATGGCTTTGCTGCTAAATTAGATGAAGCTACTGTTGCAAGGCTAAGAAAAGATCCTGGTGTGGCTTCTATTGAGCAGGACAGAATTATCATGCTGGCACCGCCTGCGGGCAAAGGTCCTGGTGGTGGCGGAGGCTCTACCACCCAGGCTACGCCTTGGGGTATAACCCGTGTTGGTGGTGCAGCAGATGGCACCGGCAAAACTGCCTGGGTAATTGATTCGGGAATTGATCTTGATCACCCAGATCTAAATGTGGATGCCTCTCGTGGATTCAATGCTTTTACTTCCGGCAGAGATGGCGGCTCACCAGATGATGGAAACGGCCATGGTACACACGTAGCAGGTACAATTGCTGCGAAAGATAATTCTATTGGAGTTGTAGGTGTTGCTTACAATGCTACTGTAGTGCCCATCAAAGTACTCGATTCCAGGGGCAGTGGCTCTTATTCCGGCGTAATAGCAGGCGTAGACTTTGTAGCCGCTAACGGAAAGAGCGGCGATGTTGCTAATATGAGCCTGGGTGGTCCTGTATCTGATGCCCTTGACCTGGCTGTAGTAAATGCAGCTGCTAAAGGCGTAAAATTTGTACTGGCAGCTGGAAACGAAACAGATAATGCCAACAACCATTCACCGGCACGTGCAAATGGAACCAATGTATATACCATTTCTGCCATGAATAGCGACAATCGCTGGGCTTCTTTCTCTAACTTTGGAAACCCACCGGTTGATTACTGTGCTCCGGGTGTAAGCATCAACTCTACCTGGAAAGATGGCGGATACAACACCATCAGTGGTACTTCTATGGCTGCACCACATGCCGCCGGGGTATTGTTGCTTGGTGCGTTTACTACCGATGGAACGGTAATAGGTGATCCAGACGGAAATCCAGACGGCATTATTGTCAGGTCAAGATAA